The Theropithecus gelada isolate Dixy chromosome X, Tgel_1.0, whole genome shotgun sequence genome includes a window with the following:
- the F8 gene encoding coagulation factor VIII isoform X2, whose protein sequence is MRSQDPGKVFFGNVDSSGIKHNIFNPPIIARYIRLHPTHYSIRSTLRMELMGCDLNSCSMPLGMESKAISDAQITASSYFTNMFATWSPSKARLNLQGRSNAWRPQVNNPKEWLQVDFQKTMKVTGITTQGVKSLLTSMYVKEFLISSSQDGHHWTLFFQNGKVKVFQGNQDSLTPVVNSLDSPLLTRYLRIHPQSWVHQIALRIELLGCEAQELY, encoded by the exons GTCTTCTTTGGCAATGTGGATTCATCTGGGATAAAACACAATATTTTTAACCCTCCAATTATTGCTCGATACATCCGTTTGCACCCAACTCATTATAGCATTCGCAGCACTCTTCGCATGGAGTTGATGGGCTGTGATTTAAATA gttGCAGCATGCCGTTGGGAATGGAGAGTAAAGCAATATCAGATGCACAGATTACTGCCTCATCCTACTTCACCAATATGTTTGCCACCTGGTCTCCTTCAAAAGCTCGACTTAACCTCCAAGGAAGGAGTAATGCCTGGAGACCTCAG GTGAATAATCCAAAAGAGTGGCTGCAAGTGGACTTCCAGAAGACAATGAAAGTCACAGGAATAACTACTCAGGGAGTAAAATCTCTACTTACCAGCATGTATGTGAAGGAGTTCCTCATCTCCAGCAGTCAAGATGGCCATCACTGGACTCTCTTTTTTCAGAATGGCAAAGTAAAG gTTTTTCAGGGAAATCAAGACTCCCTCACACCTGTGGTGAACTCTCTAGACTCACCGTTACTGACTCGCTACCTTCGAATTCATCCCCAGAGTTGGGTGCACCAGATTGCCCTGAGGATAGAGCTTCTGGGCTGTGAGGCACAGGAGCTCTACTGA